A segment of the Amblyomma americanum isolate KBUSLIRL-KWMA chromosome 6, ASM5285725v1, whole genome shotgun sequence genome:
cttcattgaGTCGTCCGATACTGGCTGCCTGCCACGTTCTTCAGCGCGCTAGAAAATCTGCAAAAAACGTATGGAGTCTTGGACTTCGGTCATCAGCCAAGAAGAGAGAAATACAACCTAAACTTATTCTCAGAAAAAAATTctccaacactgcctcagtgttcgacttaagaacGTTATCTACGAGAGCTttaagtgtttacatcggtgtgctcagcaaacgtagaGAAAATCAGATTCAAACATCCATATCCAAGTCCTGAAACTTGGCTTCGAGGTCCGTGGATTAGACTGGGCTCTCATcagaccactttttttttcgggaTATGTTGCGCGGGTTGGGTGGGTGAACAGGATGGGGGTGGTGGATAGGGAGATAGAACACAGGTGGCGCTAGACAGGGCTGCTCTAAGTTGCTTTACCTCTTCCCGCAGAGCCTTCACGTCAGTGTCCTGGAAGGTCCTGGTTTCCGACCCTACATTCTTGGAGCCTCATGTTGAAGTAGACGGGAGGGTCGTGCGGAACGAAGGAAAGTCCTTCTTGCTGAGGGCCATAATCTTCTGGGGTGGTGGGCTGCGTGGTTTGGCGGTGGGATTTCTTTCCCTGCACGAGCCTGTGTCCGCGAGGTGCTGGCCTCCGCAGAAAATGCAGGTCGGcatgcaggagggcacatcttttgtttcatgcttgtctccgcaccggGGGCTGAGACCAGTCTTGGAGTGTGGGCGCACGTCATACCTGTTGCACGGCCGACGACAGTTAGTGCACGCGTCTGACACCTAAACCTTGCCTTATGGGAAGAGGTagagagtctgggaaggcatattATATGAGTCCCATTCATAGAAGTCGTATGACATCAATCGGAACACTGTATGACCAACGGCTGCTCACAATTTTGGAGCGAATGTAGTCGGGAGAACAAGCGCCACATTAAGATAGGCCAGTGCATGGCATTTATAGAAGAAATACATGTATATGGTAGTCTGACATAGCGGTGCTCGGCTTGATGAGTGCATCCTACGGCCGCTTGGTGATGTCACCATATTTCTCCTGGCATCGCTGGGATCTTCTGTATTATCTGCGAGTACACAAACACAGAAAATTTTCCGGTACGTTTACGACTATCTTGCCGTTTTAAACTGCGCGCACGAATCTTTCACCCCAGCGGCATCTCAGGCCCTTTGCTTATTTCACCGATGCATGCCTCTCCCTTTGACGCATGAAACACCCAACGATCAGGCGTTCAGATTTCTTCACCTGAACCTTCGATTTTCCGATAACCTCACCTGCTGGTCTTACCAACCTAGAGGAAAGAATGCACTGCTGCCTTTCGCGTCAGCCCACACAAAACTTGACAAGCGGGCATAGTAAAACTGGGCTTCCAATGCGCGCTGGAAAAATCATGCAAGCATTTCTTCCTGGACAACTTCAATAACCACACCGATCGCCTTTGAACAGGAGGCTGAGCTAGTATCCGAAGCTGACTCCAAGATAAAAAAAAGTCCCGGCAGCATGTCGGACGTGCTGCGTCTAACAAAAAGCGCAGAAATGTTGTGGtaatgccctacctccacacaCTCAGCCAtcgtctcaagaaagtcgcacagcgcgccggcgtggatgtcgtctttacggctcccaacaagctttcccCCCTGTGTTGCATAGTGAATAACCCACTGGAACTCTGCCCAATATGTCCCGTGTGAATCAGGAATAATTTACTCCGTCCTAGTGTCATGCGGAAAGAAGTATATCCGTCAAACGGGAAGGTGTATCAATATCCGACCCCATGAACATGAAAACAGCGTTAAAATTATAGccatttctgggcacctggctaagcactgtatgAAGTGCAAAGTCACAGAAAACAATCCTGAAAGAATCTGCGCCCCTGACTATAACTGCTGCACCATTAGCACCCtaggacgagataggttgacgagagAAATCATCGAAGCCCTCAAAATCCATTATgccggtgaacaatgcgtgagcactcaTTAATCTCCTTGTCAAAAGAAGAgctgaattttctgggtggcttCAACACCTAAGGTTTCTTTTGTGCCATATAAAGCTGAATAATTTACTGATCCCTCGTTGGTACTGCCTTTATCTTTTTTATCCTGTGCAGTGTCTTACAAGTTTTTAACGCTTTTAGTTTTCCCTTTGGAcacgtttttaaagcttttactttcTTCAGTTTTATGTATTCGCTTGTATATTCGCCTCTGTGCCCTTAATGGTTTTAACGCATTCCCCGCCCTTTTGGGTAATTTTTTCATGCTTTCGTTTTTTGTTAATTTTATCTCATCACATTTTTGCGGCTCTTCACACCGTCCTTTTATCGCTTAttataaagcgaaagctttactggccgcgaacttgcgatttagtcgtggcagtgctccgaGAAGGCACATgccgtcacaacgcgcgcctcgacgctgatatttctctctctctcgctctctagtaggtactgagcatgcgccactagcagcaccgagcaactggtgttccgccgctgcgcagcgccgcgcgtttcctcaaaatccaactttcaaatttcagttttctctttcttctatccctccctcctttatcccttcctctacagcacggttcgggtgtccagcgagatatatgtgagacggttactgtgccatttccttaatctcaaaaaccaaacaaaagaagtgagccgacggcgttcatataGTTCATTGGccttgacaactttgcaaaagccgttcattttcacgaaaggaaaggcgcacaaccggctctgtgggtcagtggaggactcaatctcgctttcgctttgtatatcctggattaactgagctaatcgaCATTATTTTTTTGTTCCCGTTTTTTGCCATCTtctgacgcgaccacactgattgcccgttatcgctgcagcagccctgttacccATCCTGTCATGTTTTCTATTTAACTGTCTCTCCATcagaataaaatttcagttgtgggtcagcgctcgtgtctgtcgtttcttcgtgtgtccgtgtttcatcacGCTGTTCCTTCCTTTAAacgcaataccaactagcccggaaccttacTCTTCGCAAATACTCCTTACAAAGCAACacgaaatgaacaaaaaatacTCGGCGAAAAAATCTCTATGGCACCTGAGCATCGGAAGCGAAACTTCAACGTTCCttctctcttgtttttttttacaggtaGCGCAATGAATCACGCCCCAATCTTTGCGGCTTTCGCCTCACATGattcgtttttgtttgttttttcctccCGGCTGACGCGTTGTTTGCGAGCGCCGTTGCCTCGTGTCCAGCCGGACTAAATCGATCAGCTTCAGGGCAGTCTATCTCTGTCTCTGTGTTTGCCCCTCACATTTTCGTGCCTACCTCGGCGCGAGCAAAGTCGACTTTGAAGAGTAGGAGGGCAGAAACCAGTGAAGCCACACTCGTTTATCACGCACGTACGATCGAGCATGAAACCGAAGTAGAAGCTAATACTGCAGCCGAAAGAATGCAAACGCTTCAAAACTGGGGATGAGGTCACGCAGGAGGCTGTGCGGCTTCAAATAATCCTGTAATCCTGGCTGTGCGAACTTGGCAACAATGTTTAGAGCGCGGAAGGAAATCTTATCGGTGCCACTGCCTTCTTGAGTGGCGTGGTATACTTGtttttgcagaaaaagaaaacaagtacttAGAAAAAGGAAGTACTAATATAAGCCAAAAGCACATAGCGAAAAGCAAATACTAAGCGTAAAGTGACTGGCCGCATGCGTTTAGCCTTTAAATACCGCTTTATATATAGACTGAAGGCTGGTCTCCTTAAGCATGATGCACAGCTTCTGAGACGTTTACAACAGCTTGGAAAGGGTGCTGAGGTGCTAATGTTAAATGTAGAAATAATCCTGCAGCTTGGGAAATACAGCTTAACAAAAATGCAAGCGGtagttatttttattaatttactATGAGCATATGGGAGCTCTTGGAGCAAAAAACAACATTTGAGTGTCTTGGACATTCAGCGTATGGAATTGGTAGGTCGAATAAAACTCTCAACTTTCTATTACGGGATTCATTTAAAATTAAATTCAGACCACAGTGATTTAAGGTAGACAATTAGATTTAGTCTGCGTACAGCAAGGAATTTATATCAGCTGCACAAAGCTGCAATGCTTAAGTAAATGCAAATGTTGATTTTTAACAAGTGCAATATTTGTAGACAGAAATTTTGAAGAACAAAAAGAGCTTTCCAGAGATTTACTTTATAATCAGtgatattgcagcgggtagacgacgacgacgacattgagcagtgaacgagtggacgaggacgaagacgagaactcatctctggctgtgttctgagtgccgcccgtagctgttcattcgttttgtaAATacctgtaaatatattctttcccgaaacatatttggtggaggtgcggggttaaagtaggcgagaaaaccgaggtagccggcgcgttacagagtccgaatggcatgactttaaagtggtataagccatcaggcgtcacgaaggcggtcttttcacggtccttttcatctacggcagTTTGCCAGTAcaccgatcgaagatcaattgaagagaaatatttggcgccgtggaggcaatctaatgcatcatcgatcctggggagaggatatacgtcttttttagtgatgcggtttaggtgccgggaatcaacgcagaagcgccagctgccgtccttcttttttaccaggacaactggagaagcccaagggctttaCGAGGGCTCGATggtgtcttttgcgagcatcttatcgacctcttgatttatgacggtgcgttcagcgctggacgcgcggtacggacgtctgtggagaggagcggcatcaccggtgtttatccgatgcgtcaccacagaggtacgagtcaaaacacgggcatcaaagtcgaagatgtcgcgaaaagatgataagaggcacttaagatcgtgagcttgcatcgctggtaggtcagaacagatcatgtcagcgtagtcatccgttggtttctctggtgatgttgccgcaggcaacaggcattgatgagtggaaggtaagcagctgtccaccactgatatgacacattcggcagcagggcacagcgtggcgagtgagatgccttgcgggagtggttggatagacgagccaaagttcagaaccggaaggtacgcacggtttgccgacattgtaaagacagtgtgcgcaagcgtaatacttcgcgtgagggcaacgtcaaggtccggagtgactacgtaggggccatcagggacagggggaacagatgagaaagaaatgtaagttgcggcttgaggcggtagacggacaaagtcgacagcacaaagacgaggtacaactggggacggcgactcagcagaaagaggaaggtcaagctggacaacactggtggcgcagttgatgagggctgaatgctcagacaggaagtcgaggccaagaatgacgtcatgagggcactggtccagaacagagaatagaacggatgtatggcggccggacatggtcacacgggctgtgcatagtccaaccacaggaggcgttccgccgtcggcaacgcggagaacggctgcgggcgcaggggtcagtacctttctgaggcggcgtcgtagggtggaactcatgacggacacgtgcgcgcccgtgtcgatcagggctttcacagggactccatcgacatgaatagcgagcaaattttggtgtgcgcgaagggcttTCTCACTGAACCGCAAGCCAAAGAGGTAACGGTTTGTTTGATTCTATTTTTAGGAAGCTCCGCGGTCAATGTTAAGTAACAATATGCACATACATCTGTTAGTGAGCGAAATCGTGAAAGGGATTGGCAGCGTACGTTTTCGCACCTCATTGGCCTATTGTAAAGTGCTGCTCATATTTGAAAGAATGTTCCAAATAGAAATTCAAGCATCATGACATAGAAAGAGACCTCCATTGATAAAATGCACTTGGCTGTTTCTGATCCTGTGATATCGTCTAGATTTCTTGATTGTTCATGAAGATGTTATTACCTTGCAATACTTGAAATTTTTCCTTGAGAAGAAATTTGCCTGCATATATATCTTCAACAAAAACAACATTAAATGTATCACTGTTTCGACTCACAGTGTCTGTTGCCCTATATATAGAAGCATTCAAGTACTAAGCTGAATTTACGTTTTAAGAAATTTAAGTATGCAGCAAATTATCTAATTAATTTTGTGAAGTTTAGCTACAGGTGGTATACCTGTATATCTGCATCAGCTGGAAAAAAATGCATTCCAGTAGGACCAGCTGGTGTTCAGTGTACTTCACATTGAATGGAGAGTATAAAGCGGCTTGAAATACTTTGGAGAAACCATTGCGCTTCGCTTGGATTCCTACTTTGTCCATGGTAGAGGCAAACTCTGACCAGAGCCCAGAGGTAGCTCGGGTGTACGAGGCAAATAAACTAAACACTGCGGTCGTAGTACTGTGCTGGGAAGCTAAAAAGAAGGTAAATAAGTTGATTTAGGAGCTCCTTACTGTTTTCGTAGGAATGTAATGCTCAGGAAAAGAATGATTGATAtcacgtatcacacgaacacttgtaaaaccgatgtgttcagatctagatcgtttcgctCTAAGACATTGCACAAAGATCTATACTCTCAAGGCTCTATATATACGTGTAAATGTGTCTAAGCAGTCTTTGGAGTTTTATATATTTACCTAGAAAGTTGTTTAACATATATATTAATCAGGTGGTCTGGAACGGTATGACCCCGAATCAGTGAAATTTTATCAGGCACCTCAATTCACGTTTCAGTcactagatagatagataaataggaggagggaaagatagggatgttaaccagaaaggggttccggatggctaccctgcactggggaagagggattagggggctaaaaggaggcataacacacacacgcacaacgctgtcacaatttgtcactcaatccagtcgctctcaagtaggcaaagagtgttTTGTaagccttgagggcagtcgactgctgtggccacggaccgaggatcttttgctctgttaatgggcgaggatcgaggcggtccagggcacaacacagtgtatgtcttgcactcgcaaatgcagggcactcacagagaagatgagcgatggtctcctcacaaccgcagctttcacaggcaggactgttgGCCATCCCCATctggaaagcatagtggttggtaaaagcaacaccgatccataaacggcataacaatgttgcgtcgcgatgtgctaagttacgtggaagacgaaggcgcagtacAGGGTctagtgccttgaggcggaggttgcaaaacacTCCTGTGTTCCACGCTAAATGTGCGAGCTctagcgccaaagggcgaagcccacacgttGCGttaggtcttgatattgggatcctcactgaaAGTCCGTCGTTTCAGTCACTAACGGTTTCAGTCATTGTAGCGGTTCCTGTAGCGGTCCCCACAACCACTCATTGTCCTTGCACAGAAGGCTGCGCAGAGGCGCGCTCATAGACGCTCCATCTGGAAGAAACCTAGCAAGGTGGTTCATCATTCCCAGAAGAGAGCGAACTTCCGTTACGTTCGGCGGCCTCGGAAATTCTGTGATGGCCCGCTCTTTTTCAGGATGCGGCCGCACGCCACCAGCGCCAAAAATCATGCCAAGGAAGGATACTTCTTGCACTGAAcaacagcatttttctttgttcaGCGTCACTCCTTCCCGCTGTAGTCTTCCGAGCACCTTGTGTAAGCGAGAGTCGTGCTCTGACTTATTTGCGCCGAACACAAGAATATCGTCCATGTAGTTCAAAACACCTTCTAATCCTTCCAAGACTTGCGTGAACTTCCTCTGAAAAACTTCTGGTGCCGAGGTTATACCAAACGGTAGTCTGCGATAGCAGTACCTGCTGTATGATGTTATGAAAGTGGTGAGTGTTTGGCACGACTCCGCAAGTTGGATTTGGTAACATCCTGAGCTTGCGTCTAGTTTCGAGAACACAGAGGCTTCCTGAAAGCTTCCCATGATCTGCTCTACGGTTGGCAATTGCAGGCGCTCTCTTCTTACGAAGTTATTTAGTTGAGTGAGGTCGACGCAAATCCTGACTGATGCGGATGGCTTCAAAACCGGCACAATTGGCGCACACCATTCCGTCGGATCCTCGACCTTCCTAATCAGGCCTTCCCACTCAAGCCTGTCAAGTTCCTCCTTAACCGCTTGCTTCATCGGGATAGGAATCCTGCGCGGGGTTGACACTGCGTAGGGGATAGCATTTTCTGCCAACCGTATCGTGTGCTCTCCTGCTATAGATCCGATTCCTTGAAATAGCCCTGGGTACTGTTTCGCGACCTCGTCGGACGTTTCTAGTTCGTCTAAAAATCGAACTACCCCAAGGGCATTTATTGCAGGTAGCCCTAGTAAAGGCATGTGCAAGTTTACGACATACACTGTCTGCTCGCAGCGATTGTCCTTCCATGCGATTTCGGCTTGAAACTTTCCGCACGTGTCAATGCCTGCGTCACTTGGTCCCCTTAGATTTGCTGCTTTCTCAAGATAGCTTGGCATTCCTGGGAAATTTTCCCCCACGACCGTGACTTCTGCTCTAGTATCGACTTTCATTTTTACTTCATGGCAGTTTATCTGTACCGTCACGAAGTGCGCAGACAACTTGCTTTGTCGCGGTGTAATTGTGCCGAGGAATTGGTGCTCGTTATCTGGGCAGTCGTTATCTGGGCAGCCAGGTACCGTTACCCCGTCaagttttctttctctgtttttaaTTCGACAAGCCTTTTCGAAATGCCCTAGCTTCTGGCAGTAAAACCATTTTTGCTGCTTCGCTGGGCAACTACTTCGCGGGTGCATCGAACCTGCGCAATAAGTGCAGTTTTTTACAGAAGCGGTCTTCTTGCGACGCGTAAGTGTAGCATTCCATTCTCTCTTCTGTTCAGTTTTCTTGTTCTTTACCGCTGCAACATATGTTTCGGCGCTCGTACCTTCCCGCTGTTTCaagtctgcttgctgctgctttatcgtttCGTTTGTTCGGGTCCTTGCTAGTGCGGTGGCCAATGTTAGCTTAGGgtccatttgaagctcttccgaCAGCGCTTCGTCTAGAAGGCCAACTACAAAGCGATCCCTTATTAAACGGTTCTTCATGTTATCGAAGTCGCATCGCGCTGCTAACTTGTGGAGGTTGGTTGCAAATTCGTCTACAGTTTCCCCTGGCTGTTGACGACGTCTGTTAAAACGGGCGCTCTCATACACTGTTTTCTTCGTGTGAACAAAATAGGCTTCAAACTTTGCCTTTACGACCTTGAAAGTCTTCAGGTCTTCGTCTTTTACCGCTAACGAGCGAAGAATCTCTCTTGCCTTCCGGCCCATTGTGTAAAGAAGGGTTCTTACTTgaatttcttcctttttctcgcTGAGACCGGATGCGAAGCTGTAGTCTTCGAATTCCTCAATCCAAGAGGGCCAGTCTGCTGCGTTGTGGAAATAAAATGGCTGCGGAGGCTTTATCCCAGCCAGTGTTGCTCGTTGCTGGAAGCTCGTTGCTGCCGTGCCTTCCGTGAAGACTTGCACCACTTGCAAGTCCGCTCTGTCGGACTGCATACGCCCCTGACGGTCTATT
Coding sequences within it:
- the LOC144095537 gene encoding uncharacterized protein LOC144095537, translating into MAAPGIDRQGRMQSDRADLQVVQVFTEGTAATSFQQRATLAGIKPPQPFYFHNAADWPSWIEEFEDYSFASGLSEKKEEIQVRTLLYTMGRKAREILRSLAVKDEDLKTFKVVKAKFEAYFVHTKKTVYESARFNRRRQQPGETVDEFATNLHKLAARCDFDNMKNRLIRDRFVVGLLDEALSEELQMDPKLTLATALARTRTNETIKQQQADLKQREGTSAETYVAAVKNKKTEQKREWNATLTRRKKTASVKNCTYCAGSMHPRSSCPAKQQKWFYCQKLGHFEKACRIKNRERKLDGVTVPGCPDNDCPDNEHQFLGTITPRQSKLSAHFVTVQINCHEVKMKVDTRAEVTVVGENFPGMPSYLEKAANLRGPSDAGIDTCGKFQAEIAWKDNRCEQTVYDVRPHSKTGLSPRCGDKHETKDVPSCMPTCIFCGGQHLADTGSCRERNPTAKPRSPPPQKIMALSKKDFPSFRTTLPSTST